The proteins below are encoded in one region of Fimbriimonadaceae bacterium:
- a CDS encoding Gfo/Idh/MocA family oxidoreductase, with amino-acid sequence MSINEEIGLGVIGFGSFAMFAVQQFEQQEGVRVAGLAGTHREAAYAAAERFGVGEPIDIEDLVAQEDVDMVYIALPPFLHYDAAKKALEAGKHVLVEKPLAISVEQGRELVALAESRDLLCVVNQMQRYNPLAAQIKAVIDRKPLGEVLYARFENLAADGGLKPDHWFWDREKSGGIFIEHGVHFFDLFAMWFGPGEVRGASRSLRPGSNVEEQVTSMARFGEVDAWFFHSFTQPSRADRQQMRIVFERGEIVTEEWVPTRMTLTAMTGDREIRELKKIFHRAHLEAEELYRGQDRQVEGRFKVYDASEKLTIRKGWDQSKYSVYSNCVRSLFADQWAWIRNRENQRLLTEQDGLRALEMAEAADRMARQGSPGDQGSPPYLPVEG; translated from the coding sequence ATGTCGATTAACGAAGAGATCGGTCTGGGGGTCATTGGGTTTGGCAGCTTTGCCATGTTCGCGGTGCAGCAGTTCGAGCAGCAGGAGGGCGTGCGCGTAGCGGGCTTGGCCGGCACTCACCGGGAGGCGGCTTATGCCGCGGCCGAGCGGTTCGGGGTGGGCGAGCCGATCGATATCGAAGACTTGGTCGCCCAAGAGGACGTGGACATGGTCTACATCGCCCTGCCTCCCTTCCTCCACTATGACGCCGCGAAGAAGGCGCTGGAAGCGGGGAAGCACGTCTTGGTCGAAAAGCCGCTCGCGATCTCGGTGGAGCAAGGACGGGAGCTTGTGGCTCTGGCGGAGAGCCGCGACCTCCTCTGCGTCGTGAACCAGATGCAGCGCTACAACCCACTCGCGGCCCAGATCAAGGCGGTCATCGACCGAAAGCCGCTGGGCGAGGTCTTGTACGCGCGGTTCGAGAACCTCGCCGCCGACGGCGGCCTGAAGCCCGACCACTGGTTTTGGGACAGGGAAAAGAGCGGAGGCATCTTCATCGAGCACGGCGTGCACTTCTTCGACCTTTTCGCGATGTGGTTCGGCCCTGGGGAGGTCCGAGGCGCGAGCCGGTCGCTCCGCCCGGGCTCCAACGTTGAGGAGCAGGTGACGTCAATGGCCCGCTTCGGCGAGGTCGACGCGTGGTTCTTCCACAGCTTCACCCAGCCGAGCCGTGCCGACCGCCAGCAAATGCGGATCGTCTTCGAGCGGGGCGAGATCGTGACGGAGGAGTGGGTGCCGACGCGGATGACTCTGACGGCCATGACCGGCGACCGGGAAATCCGAGAGCTCAAGAAAATCTTCCACCGCGCGCACCTCGAGGCCGAGGAGCTCTACCGTGGCCAAGACCGTCAGGTCGAAGGGCGGTTCAAGGTGTACGACGCGAGCGAGAAGCTGACGATCCGCAAGGGCTGGGACCAGAGCAAGTACTCGGTCTACAGCAACTGTGTGCGGAGCCTCTTCGCCGACCAGTGGGCTTGGATCCGCAACCGCGAGAACCAGCGCTTGCTCACCGAACAGGATGGCCTGAGGGCGCTGGAGATGGCGGAGGCGGCCGACCGGATGGCGCGGCAAGGGAGCCCTGGAGACCAGGGCTCCCCGCCTTACCTGCCGGTCGAAGGGTAG
- the rpoB gene encoding DNA-directed RNA polymerase subunit beta gives MQLESYRWFLEEGLPELFQTFSPIWDFTQSNYIEFAEFVLGEPKYNLSECRDRDMTYEAPIKAMVRLGGKDREVIESEVYLGDLPLMTDKGTFIINGRERVIVSQLSRSPGLYFEEDVDTSMQMIVRARIIPSEGPWLEIENDANGVVKTQISQTKKLPITLLIKALHGFERGRDRQTRPVGESLQKKLSEPMADPDTGEVVLEKGVILTKAVLDRLTDEQKEIQALVESPLGTSDDMLWAFGRQQTLTNPEAADLIGARPLAEVKDGTGKSLVGALQRIDEETAVKIATLGVETLEVLVLDELVEATLANDPSSNTREAILFIYKQMRPGEAANEDAAKQLVYSLFFDPRRYDLGKVGRRFLNQRLGLNVPLQIRNLTSDDLTSTILGMGPYLNKEMDKDDIDDLRNKRVRSVGELLQSQLRLGFVRMEKVARERMTSADQDNLLPSIILSVKPVSASIKSFFSSNQLSTFMDQTNPLSELTNKRRLSSLGPGGLQRTSAKLEVRDVHRSHYGRICPIETPEGPNIGLISQLTTHGRIDEFGFIMTPYRRVVDGVVKPEIVYLTANEDFDKRIMPADTKLDEDGRILSDTIQVRCPGGDKNFGGAQYPIVPRLRVDLMDVSPVQIISVATSLIPFLENDDANRALMGANMQRQAVPCLRSEAPLVGTGHEARAAVDSGASIRARRDGLVTYVTSHEIRIVGDDGTEDTYELTHLYQSNKTTCFTHRPVVVPGQRVLRGDPLADGATCDDGRLALGKNVLVAFMPWNGYNYEDAIVLSERLVKEDVFTSIHIERHETEAVDTKLGPEEITRDIPNVGEDALKDLDENGIIRVGAEVRPEDILVGKVAPKGQTEMTAEERLIIAIFGKKAEETRDVSLRLPHGEKGTVVDVKVFSRFKYLSPTINYIYKESKKRERLICDRTDEPLLQIAGDELPAGTNMTVQVHVAQKRKIMVGDKMAGRHGNKGVISRILPVEDMPVLADGTPVDIVLNPLGVPSRMNIGQILETHLGLVGRHLDCRYECPAFEGATEEEILHEVQRLGEHLRVQALQAYVNSELALNMRFRPDDSLETMLAKVEDKLRSLDQESLERISRILAAKSTRTMEELLAVDPDMFEPEDLSVSTGQPFKAPDEVYAEILEKLQVNVFRRAGLDPNTCKSVLRDGLTGDELPNKMTVGVIYMLKLEHLADEKIHARSIGPYSLVTQQPLGGKAQFGGQRFGEMEVWALEAYGAAYTLQELLTIKSDDVMGRVKAYESIVKGEPISEPGIPESFKILVNELRSLCLKVTVEDAQNKELTLKDLDELTGGDDVRLARSVGFFN, from the coding sequence TTGCAGCTTGAATCGTACCGTTGGTTCCTTGAGGAAGGACTTCCGGAGCTTTTTCAAACTTTCTCCCCGATCTGGGACTTCACCCAGAGCAACTACATTGAGTTCGCCGAGTTCGTCCTTGGCGAGCCCAAGTACAACCTGAGCGAGTGTCGCGACCGTGATATGACGTACGAGGCGCCCATCAAAGCGATGGTGCGGCTCGGCGGCAAGGACCGGGAGGTCATCGAGTCCGAGGTCTACCTCGGCGACCTTCCGCTCATGACCGATAAAGGCACGTTCATCATCAATGGACGCGAGCGGGTCATCGTGAGCCAGCTCAGCCGCAGCCCTGGCCTTTACTTCGAGGAAGACGTCGACACTTCGATGCAGATGATCGTCCGTGCGCGCATCATCCCCAGCGAAGGCCCCTGGCTCGAGATCGAGAACGACGCCAACGGTGTCGTCAAGACCCAGATTTCGCAGACGAAGAAACTGCCGATCACCCTCTTGATCAAGGCCCTCCACGGCTTTGAGCGGGGGCGCGACCGCCAAACCCGCCCAGTAGGCGAGAGCCTGCAGAAAAAGCTTAGCGAACCGATGGCCGACCCGGACACGGGCGAGGTCGTGCTCGAGAAGGGCGTGATCCTCACCAAGGCGGTGCTCGACCGGCTGACCGACGAGCAGAAGGAGATCCAGGCTCTTGTCGAGTCTCCGCTCGGGACGAGCGACGACATGCTGTGGGCCTTCGGCCGCCAGCAGACGCTCACGAACCCGGAAGCGGCCGATTTGATCGGCGCCCGCCCGCTTGCCGAGGTGAAGGACGGCACCGGCAAGTCCCTGGTCGGCGCGCTTCAGCGCATCGATGAGGAGACGGCGGTGAAGATCGCCACCCTCGGGGTCGAGACCCTGGAAGTGCTCGTGCTCGACGAGCTCGTCGAGGCGACCCTCGCAAACGACCCTTCGTCCAACACCCGCGAGGCCATCCTCTTTATCTATAAGCAGATGCGGCCCGGCGAGGCGGCGAACGAGGACGCGGCGAAGCAACTGGTCTACAGCTTGTTCTTCGACCCGCGGCGCTACGACCTGGGCAAGGTCGGCCGCCGGTTCCTCAACCAGCGGCTAGGCTTGAACGTCCCGCTCCAGATCCGCAACCTCACGAGCGACGACCTCACCAGCACCATCTTGGGCATGGGCCCCTACCTGAACAAGGAGATGGACAAGGACGACATCGACGACCTGCGCAACAAGCGGGTCCGCTCGGTGGGCGAGCTGCTCCAAAGCCAGCTGCGCTTGGGCTTTGTCCGAATGGAGAAGGTCGCCCGCGAACGCATGACGAGCGCCGACCAGGACAACCTGCTGCCGTCGATCATCCTCAGCGTCAAGCCGGTGAGCGCCTCGATCAAGAGCTTCTTCAGCAGCAACCAGCTCAGCACGTTCATGGACCAGACGAACCCGCTGAGCGAGCTCACGAACAAGCGGCGCCTTTCGAGCCTCGGCCCCGGCGGCCTGCAGCGCACCAGCGCCAAGCTCGAAGTCCGCGACGTGCACCGCTCGCACTACGGGCGGATCTGTCCGATCGAAACGCCGGAAGGTCCGAACATCGGCCTCATCAGCCAGCTGACCACCCACGGGCGCATCGACGAGTTCGGCTTCATCATGACGCCGTACCGCCGCGTCGTCGACGGGGTCGTCAAGCCGGAGATCGTCTACCTGACGGCGAACGAGGACTTCGACAAGCGCATCATGCCCGCGGACACCAAGCTGGACGAGGACGGGCGCATCCTCAGCGACACCATCCAGGTCCGCTGTCCGGGCGGCGACAAGAACTTCGGCGGTGCCCAGTACCCGATCGTGCCGCGCTTGCGCGTCGACCTGATGGACGTCTCGCCGGTGCAGATCATTTCTGTCGCGACGTCGCTCATCCCGTTCCTGGAGAACGACGACGCGAACCGCGCCCTCATGGGCGCGAACATGCAGCGCCAGGCCGTGCCTTGCCTTCGTAGCGAGGCGCCCTTGGTCGGCACCGGGCACGAAGCCCGGGCCGCGGTGGACTCCGGGGCCTCGATCCGCGCCCGGCGCGACGGGCTCGTCACCTATGTGACCAGCCACGAGATCCGCATCGTCGGGGACGACGGGACCGAGGACACCTACGAGCTGACCCACCTTTACCAGAGCAACAAGACGACCTGCTTCACCCACCGCCCGGTGGTCGTGCCTGGCCAGCGCGTGCTGCGCGGCGACCCGCTCGCCGACGGCGCCACCTGCGACGACGGCCGCCTTGCCCTGGGTAAGAACGTGCTCGTCGCGTTCATGCCGTGGAACGGCTACAACTACGAGGACGCGATCGTCCTGAGCGAGCGCCTGGTGAAGGAGGACGTGTTCACGTCGATCCACATCGAGCGCCATGAGACGGAGGCGGTCGACACTAAGCTCGGCCCCGAGGAGATCACGCGCGACATTCCGAACGTCGGCGAGGACGCGCTCAAGGACCTCGACGAGAACGGCATCATCCGGGTCGGCGCGGAAGTCCGTCCCGAGGACATCTTGGTCGGTAAGGTCGCCCCCAAGGGCCAGACCGAAATGACGGCGGAAGAGCGGCTCATCATCGCCATCTTCGGCAAGAAGGCGGAGGAGACCCGCGACGTCTCGCTCCGGCTGCCGCACGGCGAGAAAGGGACGGTCGTGGACGTCAAGGTCTTCAGCCGGTTCAAATACCTTTCGCCGACGATCAACTATATCTACAAAGAGTCGAAGAAGCGCGAGCGCTTGATCTGCGACCGCACCGACGAGCCCCTGCTCCAGATCGCGGGCGACGAGCTGCCGGCGGGTACGAACATGACCGTGCAGGTCCACGTTGCCCAAAAGCGCAAGATCATGGTCGGCGACAAGATGGCGGGCCGCCACGGCAATAAAGGCGTCATCAGCCGCATCCTTCCCGTGGAAGACATGCCCGTGCTGGCCGACGGCACGCCGGTCGACATCGTCCTGAACCCGCTCGGCGTTCCGAGCCGAATGAACATCGGCCAGATCTTGGAGACGCACCTGGGCCTGGTCGGCCGGCACCTGGATTGCCGCTACGAGTGCCCCGCCTTCGAAGGCGCGACCGAAGAGGAGATCCTCCACGAGGTCCAGCGCCTGGGCGAGCACCTGCGGGTCCAAGCCTTGCAGGCGTACGTGAACTCGGAGCTCGCGCTGAACATGCGCTTCCGACCGGACGACTCGCTGGAGACCATGCTGGCGAAGGTCGAGGACAAGCTCCGCTCGCTAGACCAGGAGTCGCTCGAGCGCATCAGCCGCATCCTCGCGGCGAAGTCGACGCGGACGATGGAGGAGCTGCTCGCGGTCGATCCCGACATGTTCGAACCGGAAGACCTCTCCGTCTCGACGGGCCAGCCCTTCAAGGCGCCGGACGAGGTCTACGCGGAAATCTTGGAGAAGCTCCAGGTGAACGTCTTCCGGCGCGCGGGCCTCGACCCGAACACGTGCAAGTCGGTCTTGCGGGACGGCCTCACCGGCGACGAACTGCCGAACAAAATGACGGTCGGCGTGATCTACATGCTCAAGCTGGAGCACCTTGCTGACGAAAAGATCCACGCCCGCTCGATCGGCCCCTACTCGCTCGTCACGCAGCAGCCGCTGGGTGGTAAGGCGCAGTTCGGCGGCCAGCGCTTCGGCGAAATGGAAGTCTGGGCTCTGGAAGCGTACGGCGCCGCCTATACGCTGCAGGAACTGCTGACCATCAAGTCCGACGACGTCATGGGCCGCGTGAAGGCGTACGAGTCCATCGTCAAGGGCGAGCCGATCAGCGAGCCAGGCATCCCAGAGAGCTTCAAGATCCTCGTCAACGAACTCCGCAGCCTCTGCCTAAAGGTGACGGTCGAGGACGCGCAGAACAAGGAATTGACCCTGAAGGACCTCGACGAACTCACCGGCGGAGACGACGTGAGGCTCGCGAGGAGCGTGGGGTTCTTTAACTAG
- the rpoC gene encoding DNA-directed RNA polymerase subunit beta': MADSNLFDKIRIGVASPEDIKGWSYGEVKKPETINYRTFKPERDGLFCERIFGPTKDYECTCGRYKKIKYKGIVCERCGVEVTRSKVRRERMGHIELAAPVCHIWYLKGVPSPLALVLDISPRQLEKVIYFASFIIIELDSEKIQSMLPTILDAVEQEKVAIQAQMRQLEVDSLQRLSQEMVDNPDEYFDESFVRDRMKANFDRIRAEYRDADERVRDLDIAAELIGKLEVNQLIEEDKWRAISKMLDQVGRRLRTDLATLVRANIGAEAAKELLNAVDLDRMVKELRNEIVVTTSQKRLRAIKRLELVEALINSRSKPDWMVLDIVPVISPELRPMVQLDGGRFATSDLNDLYRRIINRNNRLKKIIEIQAPESIINHEKRLLQEAVDALIDNGRRSRPVVGSNQRPLKSLSDMLKGKEGRFRKNLLGKRVDYSGRSVIVVGPYLKLHQCGLPKEMALELFKPFVMKTLVERKITQNIKTAKRMIERMHPAVWDGLEDVIKEHPVLLNRAPTLHRLGIQAFEPILVEGKAIQLHPLVCHAYNADFDGDQMAVHVPLSIQAQAEARVLMLSTQNLFSPADGRPVCSPIQDIVLGCYALTYTNKASAKRLQDQVDAYAADPEKNPAPYVYSGPDEVLFRLESPNSDRIGLNDPVRVRLKRPIFRPKDEVDYRDPQTGVEYKIHYSRNEFDEEIKELVPLPQEFETFISTTTPGRLIHNLTLPFPMRFSDKFLQVELTKRAIADTIVTCHREVGTEGTIKLLDDMKALGFKWATKYGISIALTDMDPPRRRQEMLDEADNRSDRILEQFRRGLISFREMQDSLVRLWAGTYDEVGGAIVDSMRQENPLSIITVSGARGSIKQLTQLSGMRGLMFNQFNEVIYELPVRNSFQKGLSMLEFFVTTHGARKGLADTALRTADAGYLTRRLVDVAQDVIIRKKDCGTTEGILACRLTYEGKTIETISDRAEGRMSLTTVSDPETGDLILPFDELITSVHGKKLDAVETRYSDEREALEDDDKAIENLNARYESFGFKVDDHGRLGILVRSPISCELDQGICAKCYGVDLASHKVVEEGVAVGIIAAQSIGEPGTQLTMRTFHTGGVAGSKNIARTNQYKTGKFVRQFQEDFQQATQTDLSNFDPGKLLQDQENTVRELFSQPIGEQVDAPKKTTRSTKAAEKAAEKKDSDSRKLWERSRKTFFYSWTGESSGIVRVEEIFEARKQPRGKAIICPVTGTVMDVKRSSFGRWVVVEAEVPSDTPIRQAYIAQPDGWASKDGELDEKAIAALERLVGQKVTTQNLQALRKYGIERVKVFFTILVPPLGNLPVQKGQKVIKGDPLTEGPLDPHEVLDLAGAAAVHEYFIENLQSVYKDQGVDINDKHLEVIVRQMLRKRRVENPGNTPFLPGQIVDRFRFAKENERVRTAKASGKKVKYIDPIDGQEKEREPQEATATWILLGITEASLATDSFLSAASFQKTTRVLTEAAVRGKHDILLGLKENVIIGRLIPAGTGVKPYRELAIDVDRSQPSWSQQSLTALVEAEDGDLPMATGLEGMSLADLAAQAEEPAIED, from the coding sequence ATGGCCGACAGCAATCTTTTCGATAAAATCCGTATCGGGGTCGCAAGCCCTGAAGACATCAAGGGCTGGTCTTACGGCGAGGTCAAGAAGCCGGAGACCATCAACTACCGCACCTTCAAACCGGAGCGGGACGGGCTGTTCTGCGAGCGCATTTTCGGCCCGACCAAGGACTACGAGTGCACTTGCGGCCGCTATAAGAAGATCAAGTACAAGGGCATCGTCTGCGAGCGGTGCGGTGTCGAGGTCACGCGGAGCAAGGTTCGGCGCGAGCGGATGGGCCACATCGAGCTTGCCGCCCCTGTCTGCCATATTTGGTACCTGAAGGGAGTCCCGTCGCCGCTGGCGCTGGTCCTCGATATCAGCCCGCGGCAACTTGAGAAGGTCATCTATTTCGCGAGCTTCATCATCATCGAGCTGGACAGTGAAAAGATCCAGTCGATGCTGCCGACCATCCTGGACGCGGTCGAGCAGGAGAAGGTGGCCATCCAGGCCCAGATGCGGCAGCTCGAGGTGGATTCGCTGCAGCGCCTTTCCCAGGAGATGGTCGACAACCCGGACGAGTACTTCGACGAGTCGTTCGTTCGGGACCGTATGAAGGCGAACTTCGACCGCATCCGGGCCGAGTACCGCGACGCGGACGAGCGGGTCCGCGACCTGGACATCGCCGCCGAACTCATCGGAAAGCTGGAAGTCAACCAGCTGATCGAAGAGGACAAGTGGCGGGCGATCAGCAAGATGCTGGACCAGGTGGGCCGGCGCCTGCGCACCGACCTCGCCACGCTCGTCCGTGCGAACATCGGCGCCGAGGCCGCGAAAGAGCTCTTGAACGCGGTCGACCTCGACCGCATGGTCAAGGAACTCCGCAATGAGATCGTCGTCACGACCAGCCAGAAGCGGCTCCGCGCGATCAAGCGCCTTGAGCTTGTCGAAGCGCTGATCAACTCGCGCAGCAAGCCGGACTGGATGGTCCTGGACATCGTCCCGGTGATCTCTCCCGAGCTTCGCCCGATGGTGCAGCTTGACGGCGGCCGCTTCGCGACCTCCGACCTCAACGACCTCTACCGGCGCATCATCAACCGCAACAACCGCCTGAAGAAGATCATCGAGATCCAAGCGCCGGAATCGATCATCAACCACGAGAAGCGGCTGCTGCAGGAAGCGGTGGACGCCCTGATCGACAATGGCAGGCGCTCGCGCCCGGTCGTCGGCAGCAACCAGCGCCCGCTGAAGTCCCTCAGCGACATGCTCAAGGGTAAGGAAGGCCGGTTCCGCAAGAACCTGCTTGGCAAGCGTGTCGACTACTCTGGCCGCTCTGTCATCGTCGTCGGCCCGTACCTGAAGCTGCACCAGTGTGGCCTGCCGAAAGAGATGGCGCTCGAGCTCTTCAAGCCGTTCGTGATGAAGACGCTCGTCGAGCGCAAGATCACGCAGAACATCAAGACGGCCAAGCGCATGATTGAACGCATGCACCCGGCGGTCTGGGACGGCCTCGAGGACGTCATCAAGGAGCACCCGGTGTTGCTAAACCGTGCGCCTACGCTGCACCGCCTCGGCATCCAGGCTTTCGAGCCGATCCTCGTCGAAGGCAAGGCGATCCAGTTGCACCCGCTGGTCTGCCACGCTTACAACGCGGACTTTGACGGCGACCAGATGGCCGTCCACGTGCCGTTGAGCATCCAAGCGCAGGCCGAGGCCCGCGTGCTCATGCTCTCGACGCAGAACTTGTTCTCGCCGGCCGACGGCCGTCCCGTGTGCTCGCCGATCCAGGATATCGTCCTCGGCTGCTACGCGCTGACCTACACGAACAAGGCCTCGGCAAAGCGGTTGCAGGACCAGGTCGACGCTTACGCGGCCGACCCCGAGAAGAACCCGGCGCCCTACGTCTATTCCGGGCCGGACGAGGTGCTCTTCCGACTGGAGAGCCCGAACAGCGACCGGATCGGTCTGAACGACCCCGTCCGTGTCCGTCTGAAGAGGCCCATCTTCCGGCCGAAGGACGAGGTCGATTACCGCGACCCGCAGACGGGCGTGGAGTACAAGATCCACTACAGCCGGAACGAGTTCGACGAAGAGATCAAGGAACTCGTGCCGTTGCCCCAGGAGTTCGAGACGTTCATCTCGACGACGACTCCGGGCCGCCTCATCCACAACCTGACGCTGCCCTTCCCGATGCGCTTCAGCGACAAGTTCCTCCAGGTCGAGCTGACGAAGAGGGCGATCGCCGACACCATCGTCACCTGCCACCGAGAGGTCGGCACGGAAGGCACGATCAAGCTTCTGGACGACATGAAGGCGCTCGGCTTCAAGTGGGCCACGAAGTACGGCATCAGCATCGCGCTGACGGACATGGACCCGCCGCGCCGCCGCCAGGAGATGTTGGACGAGGCAGACAACCGATCCGATAGGATCCTCGAGCAGTTCCGCCGCGGCCTCATCTCGTTCCGCGAGATGCAGGACAGCCTCGTGCGGCTCTGGGCCGGGACCTACGACGAAGTCGGCGGCGCCATCGTGGACTCGATGCGCCAGGAGAACCCGCTCTCGATCATCACCGTCAGCGGCGCGCGCGGCTCGATAAAGCAGCTCACGCAGCTCTCCGGCATGCGCGGGTTGATGTTCAACCAGTTCAACGAGGTTATCTACGAGCTGCCCGTCCGGAACTCGTTCCAGAAGGGCCTGAGCATGCTCGAGTTCTTTGTGACGACCCACGGCGCCCGCAAGGGACTTGCCGACACGGCCCTCCGCACCGCCGACGCGGGCTACCTCACCCGTCGCCTCGTCGACGTCGCCCAGGACGTGATCATCCGCAAGAAGGACTGCGGCACGACCGAGGGCATCCTCGCCTGCCGGCTTACCTACGAAGGCAAGACCATCGAGACGATCTCCGACCGCGCCGAAGGGCGCATGTCCCTCACCACGGTGAGCGACCCCGAGACCGGCGACTTGATCCTGCCCTTCGACGAGCTCATCACCTCCGTGCACGGGAAAAAGCTGGACGCGGTGGAGACCCGGTATTCCGATGAGCGCGAGGCGCTGGAAGACGACGACAAGGCGATCGAGAACCTGAACGCCCGCTACGAGTCGTTCGGCTTCAAGGTGGACGACCACGGCCGCCTGGGCATCCTGGTGCGGTCGCCGATCTCGTGCGAGTTGGACCAAGGCATCTGCGCCAAGTGCTACGGGGTCGACCTGGCCTCGCACAAGGTGGTCGAGGAAGGGGTCGCGGTCGGCATCATCGCCGCCCAGTCGATCGGCGAACCGGGCACGCAGCTCACGATGCGCACGTTCCACACGGGCGGCGTCGCGGGTTCGAAGAACATCGCCCGCACGAACCAGTACAAGACTGGTAAGTTCGTCCGCCAGTTCCAGGAAGACTTCCAGCAGGCGACGCAGACCGACCTCTCGAACTTTGACCCGGGCAAGCTGCTCCAAGACCAGGAGAACACGGTCCGAGAGCTCTTCAGCCAGCCGATCGGCGAGCAGGTCGATGCCCCCAAGAAGACGACCCGCTCCACAAAGGCGGCGGAAAAGGCGGCTGAGAAGAAGGACTCCGACAGCCGCAAGCTCTGGGAGCGGAGCCGGAAGACGTTCTTCTATTCCTGGACCGGCGAGTCCAGCGGCATCGTCCGCGTCGAAGAGATCTTCGAGGCGCGAAAGCAGCCGCGCGGTAAAGCGATCATCTGCCCGGTCACGGGCACGGTCATGGACGTCAAGCGGTCAAGCTTTGGCCGCTGGGTCGTGGTTGAGGCGGAAGTGCCTTCTGACACCCCGATCCGCCAGGCTTACATCGCCCAGCCAGACGGGTGGGCGAGCAAGGACGGCGAGCTGGACGAGAAAGCCATTGCCGCCTTGGAGCGCCTGGTCGGACAGAAGGTGACCACCCAAAACCTCCAGGCCCTGCGAAAGTACGGCATCGAGCGGGTGAAGGTCTTCTTCACGATCCTTGTCCCGCCGCTCGGCAACCTGCCGGTCCAAAAGGGACAGAAGGTGATCAAGGGCGACCCGCTCACCGAAGGCCCGCTCGACCCGCACGAGGTGCTCGACCTGGCCGGCGCCGCCGCCGTCCACGAGTACTTCATCGAAAACCTTCAGTCGGTCTATAAAGACCAGGGCGTCGACATCAACGACAAGCACTTGGAGGTGATCGTCCGCCAGATGCTGCGAAAGCGGCGGGTCGAGAACCCGGGGAACACCCCGTTCTTGCCGGGTCAGATCGTCGACCGCTTCCGGTTCGCCAAGGAGAACGAGCGCGTCCGCACGGCCAAGGCCAGCGGCAAGAAGGTCAAGTACATCGACCCGATCGACGGCCAGGAGAAGGAGCGCGAGCCGCAAGAGGCCACCGCGACCTGGATCTTGCTCGGCATCACCGAGGCCTCGCTCGCGACGGACTCGTTCCTTTCGGCCGCCTCGTTCCAGAAGACGACGCGCGTCCTGACGGAAGCCGCCGTCCGCGGAAAGCACGACATCCTGCTCGGCCTCAAGGAGAACGTCATCATCGGGCGGCTCATCCCGGCCGGTACGGGCGTCAAGCCTTACCGCGAACTCGCGATCGACGTGGACCGCAGCCAGCCGAGTTGGTCGCAACAGTCCCTCACCGCGCTCGTCGAGGCCGAAGACGGCGACCTGCCGATGGCAACGGGCCTGGAAGGCATGTCGCTTGCGGACCTTGCCGCACAGGCAGAAGAGCCCGCGATCGAAGACTGA
- the rpsG gene encoding 30S ribosomal protein S7, translating into MPRKGPVPPRVITPDPMHGSELLQRFINRLMLAGKKSKAERIVYAALDIAAKKAEVEPIELFDKAIQNVMPTMEVRPRRVGGQNYQVPMEVRPARRRTLALRWLVGNARRRSGKSMVDKLSGEFFDAFNNTGNSVKKKEDTHRMADANKAFAHYRF; encoded by the coding sequence ATGCCGAGAAAAGGACCCGTCCCACCCCGCGTCATCACTCCGGACCCCATGCACGGCTCGGAGCTTCTACAAAGGTTTATCAACCGCCTCATGCTGGCCGGCAAGAAGTCGAAGGCCGAGCGTATCGTTTACGCCGCGCTGGACATTGCCGCAAAGAAGGCAGAGGTCGAGCCGATCGAGCTTTTCGACAAGGCCATTCAGAACGTGATGCCCACCATGGAAGTCCGTCCCCGACGCGTCGGCGGCCAGAATTACCAGGTGCCGATGGAAGTTCGCCCCGCCCGGCGCCGCACCCTTGCGCTACGCTGGCTGGTCGGCAACGCCCGACGTCGAAGCGGCAAGAGCATGGTGGACAAGTTGTCCGGCGAGTTCTTCGACGCCTTCAACAACACCGGCAACTCGGTGAAGAAGAAGGAAGACACGCACAGGATGGCCGACGCCAACAAGGCGTTCGCGCACTACCGGTTCTAG
- the rpsL gene encoding 30S ribosomal protein S12: protein MPTVNQLVRNGRTLQKTKSKSPALKRNPFRRGVCTVVRTVTPKKPNSALRKVARVRLTNGIEVTAYIPGVGHNLQEHSVVLVRGGRVKDLPGVRYHIVRGTQQTAGVANRKQSRSKYGAKRAKPAAK, encoded by the coding sequence ATGCCGACGGTCAACCAGCTGGTCCGCAATGGGCGGACGCTTCAGAAGACGAAGAGCAAGTCGCCGGCCCTGAAGCGCAACCCCTTCAGGCGCGGAGTCTGCACTGTCGTCAGAACGGTCACCCCTAAGAAGCCGAACTCAGCCCTGAGAAAGGTCGCCCGCGTGCGCCTCACGAACGGGATCGAGGTCACGGCCTACATCCCCGGTGTCGGGCACAACCTGCAGGAACACTCGGTCGTGCTTGTTCGCGGAGGCCGCGTGAAGGACCTTCCCGGCGTCCGGTACCACATCGTTCGAGGCACCCAGCAGACCGCCGGGGTCGCTAACCGTAAGCAATCCCGAAGTAAGTACGGCGCGAAGAGGGCCAAGCCCGCCGCTAAGTAA